One genomic segment of Culturomica massiliensis includes these proteins:
- a CDS encoding YbbR-like domain-containing protein: MKNNLFAYLQKHHIHIDRHILSYMMCVVIAAILWFLNALNKEYTSEITYPVKYTDFPKGKYLVSTLPKSISLEIKATGFSLLRYRISTSFLPITLDVNGYSNHLLEKNNILEYTLQLKNIKDKISNQLNSDIKLLDIKPQEIDFKFSYAVSRKVPVHPIVDYKLKKQYILKNKINVTPDSILITGPAIIVDTLKYIPTEHWNIGEIKKDISKDIQLAQIPGITNSIQDVRVTLQLERFTEAQKSVPIKVIGLPDSLTIRLFPASVDVTYDVGLSMYDRVSDKDFNFIINYKDVGKSNFLPIQVTQSPSFIKNLAFSPQKVEYILEQK; this comes from the coding sequence ATGAAGAATAATTTATTTGCCTATTTGCAAAAGCATCATATTCACATCGACCGGCATATATTGAGCTACATGATGTGCGTAGTTATTGCCGCCATCCTGTGGTTTTTAAATGCACTCAATAAAGAATATACGAGCGAAATCACCTATCCCGTAAAATACACTGATTTTCCCAAAGGAAAATACCTCGTCTCCACTCTACCTAAAAGTATAAGTCTGGAAATCAAAGCTACGGGGTTCTCTTTACTCAGATACCGGATCAGTACGTCTTTTCTACCTATCACATTGGATGTCAATGGTTACAGCAATCATCTGCTGGAGAAAAACAACATTCTCGAATACACCCTCCAGTTAAAAAACATCAAAGACAAAATCAGCAACCAGTTAAATTCCGACATCAAATTATTAGACATCAAACCGCAGGAAATCGATTTTAAATTTTCATATGCCGTTTCCCGGAAAGTTCCGGTACACCCCATCGTAGATTATAAACTGAAAAAACAATACATCTTAAAAAATAAAATCAATGTGACACCGGACAGCATTCTCATTACAGGGCCGGCAATAATCGTTGATACTCTAAAATACATACCTACCGAACACTGGAATATCGGAGAAATCAAAAAAGACATATCTAAGGATATACAGCTTGCCCAAATACCCGGCATAACAAACAGCATCCAGGATGTACGGGTCACGCTGCAATTGGAGCGTTTCACAGAAGCACAAAAAAGTGTTCCGATCAAAGTCATCGGACTACCGGACTCCCTTACAATCCGGCTTTTCCCCGCTTCCGTCGATGTCACGTATGACGTCGGATTAAGCATGTATGACCGGGTATCCGATAAAGATTTCAATTTTATCATCAATTATAAAGACGTGGGCAAATCTAATTTTTTACCCATACAAGTTACCCAAAGCCCCTCCTTCATTAAGAACCTGGCATTCTCCCCTCAAAAGGTAGAATATATTTTGGAACAAAAGTAA
- a CDS encoding pyridoxal phosphate-dependent aminotransferase: MDKKTIYLDRNEYNYGPAPEVGEVLKNFDPNKLCFYTRIYDEGKKSILSDYLSQVYDIPEKQIILGYGGEDILKQVVHCFLAGKEKQKTLLIPKFSWWYYKSIADEVEGRSVLYPLYEEGNTFKYDFKAMQEAVEREKPEMVLIASPNNPTGNSLTAEELDKVLSFIDPATAVVIDEAYASFANQDTSYIKPLLEKFPNLLIVRTLSKFYGLPGLRLGFAFMGTSLTRFLNYSTKYLGYNRLSEELGIAVLKATDYYQRVADQMAEDRQMYIDELQPLEGFKVYESNANFMLVKYPIELKEKLQAAFKAKGYLIKFMNEADINTHMRITLGTHHQNCQVIETIKEVVC; the protein is encoded by the coding sequence ATGGATAAAAAAACAATCTATCTCGACCGAAATGAATATAATTACGGACCGGCTCCGGAAGTAGGGGAAGTTTTAAAGAATTTCGACCCGAATAAATTATGCTTTTACACCCGTATTTACGACGAAGGTAAAAAAAGTATCCTATCCGATTATTTATCCCAGGTCTATGATATACCTGAAAAACAAATCATCCTCGGATACGGTGGAGAAGATATTTTAAAGCAAGTTGTACATTGTTTTTTGGCAGGTAAGGAAAAGCAAAAAACCTTATTGATACCGAAATTCTCCTGGTGGTATTACAAATCCATTGCAGATGAAGTCGAAGGAAGAAGTGTACTTTATCCTCTGTACGAAGAAGGCAATACTTTCAAATACGATTTTAAAGCCATGCAGGAAGCGGTCGAACGGGAAAAGCCTGAAATGGTTCTTATCGCTTCTCCCAACAACCCGACCGGCAACTCCCTGACGGCTGAGGAGTTAGACAAGGTACTTTCATTTATCGATCCGGCTACTGCTGTTGTCATCGACGAAGCTTACGCATCATTTGCCAACCAGGACACAAGTTATATCAAACCTTTGCTGGAAAAATTTCCGAATCTACTGATTGTCCGCACCTTATCCAAATTCTACGGGCTTCCCGGATTGCGGCTCGGATTCGCATTTATGGGCACTTCCCTCACCCGCTTTTTAAATTACAGTACAAAATACCTAGGATACAATCGCCTGTCTGAAGAGTTGGGAATCGCAGTATTGAAAGCAACCGATTATTATCAACGTGTAGCCGATCAAATGGCAGAAGACCGTCAGATGTATATCGATGAATTACAACCTCTGGAAGGTTTCAAAGTCTACGAATCCAATGCTAATTTCATGCTGGTAAAATATCCGATAGAACTGAAGGAAAAACTACAGGCAGCTTTTAAAGCCAAAGGATATCTGATTAAATTTATGAACGAAGCGGACATAAATACCCACATGCGGATTACATTGGGTACCCATCATCAGAATTGTCAGGTAATCGAAACCATAAAAGAAGTCGTTTGTTGA
- a CDS encoding TerB family tellurite resistance protein, whose product MAKYGKWIGAGLGFVMGGPLGALFGLFMGSVFDNVDVKVASAPGSGNRTGRGDFMFSLTVLLTAIMKADGKMTRSELDYVKNFLRTNFGEEAAREALLMIKELRTKEIPLAEVCQQIRFNMDLSSRIQLLYYLFGVAQSDGSICPEEIRLIENIAFQLGIDNTNFNSVKAMFYDDLNSAYQTLGITSAATDEEVKKAYRKMAMENHPDKVGHLGEDIRKAAEEKFTLINTAYEKIKKQRGIN is encoded by the coding sequence ATGGCAAAATACGGAAAATGGATCGGTGCCGGATTAGGCTTTGTTATGGGAGGACCGTTAGGAGCACTTTTCGGACTTTTTATGGGTTCGGTCTTCGATAATGTCGATGTAAAAGTTGCATCGGCTCCGGGTTCCGGGAACCGGACAGGCCGGGGTGACTTCATGTTCAGTCTCACCGTACTGCTTACGGCAATTATGAAAGCCGACGGCAAAATGACCCGTTCGGAACTGGATTATGTCAAAAATTTTCTCCGTACCAATTTCGGAGAAGAAGCGGCCCGCGAAGCCCTGCTCATGATCAAGGAACTTCGTACCAAAGAAATTCCATTAGCAGAAGTATGCCAGCAAATCCGGTTCAATATGGACCTGTCTTCGCGCATTCAATTACTCTATTACCTGTTTGGAGTAGCCCAATCTGACGGTAGCATCTGCCCTGAAGAAATCCGGTTGATTGAAAATATAGCTTTCCAATTGGGTATCGACAACACCAATTTCAATTCAGTAAAGGCCATGTTCTACGACGATCTGAACTCAGCCTATCAAACACTGGGAATCACCTCTGCTGCAACCGATGAAGAAGTGAAAAAAGCTTATCGTAAAATGGCCATGGAAAATCATCCGGACAAAGTAGGACATTTGGGAGAAGACATTCGAAAAGCTGCGGAAGAAAAATTTACCCTCATCAATACGGCCTATGAAAAGATTAAAAAGCAAAGAGGGATAAACTGA
- a CDS encoding dihydrofolate reductase, producing MILSIIVAAAENNVIGRDNGLIWHLSADLKRFKALTTGHSIVMGRKTFESIGKALPNRRNIVVSRNAAFRAEGVEMAGSIGEALEKVKEEDEVFVIGGATLYHALWDRADRLYLTRVHTEAVGDVDIPAIDPGQWHILSQENFEADEKNEFAYSFINYSRI from the coding sequence ATGATTTTATCGATTATTGTGGCTGCGGCTGAGAATAATGTTATCGGAAGAGATAACGGACTGATATGGCATTTGTCTGCTGATTTGAAGCGTTTTAAGGCTTTGACAACCGGACATTCGATTGTCATGGGGAGGAAGACTTTTGAGTCCATCGGGAAGGCTTTACCGAATCGGAGGAATATTGTTGTCAGCCGGAATGCGGCCTTCCGGGCGGAAGGTGTTGAGATGGCCGGAAGTATCGGAGAAGCTTTGGAAAAGGTGAAAGAAGAAGACGAGGTATTTGTCATCGGAGGGGCGACACTCTATCATGCATTGTGGGATCGGGCAGACCGCCTGTATCTGACCCGTGTGCATACCGAAGCCGTAGGTGATGTCGATATACCCGCTATTGATCCCGGACAATGGCATATCCTTTCGCAGGAAAATTTCGAAGCGGATGAAAAAAATGAATTTGCTTATTCTTTTATCAATTACAGTAGAATATAA
- a CDS encoding capsule assembly Wzi family protein yields MKIILSIFFWGIVSTVVWAQDRTVDYSASLSGFVSTKDNLPFWAVSNRYGLMPDGRGGLLEVGVFSDFTDKHKINFAYGVSGAGFLSDFDNNILLDQLYISGRWRNLRLDLGMIHRDTEYEGISSTNGDMIWSNNSRTLPGYNLRSDYIAIPWTNKVLSFKFNWADYMMIDDRYVEDTRLHNKSVFLKIKPARRWEIIVGLEHWVQWGGTSPTLGKQPSSFKDYLRIVCGKEGGEGASTSDVINALGNHLGREHLRINYLADNYTLTFYHDIPFEDASGTDFRSFPDGTYSFYYGAHNKNQWVSDVIYEFYYTKYQSGRYHDRPINPDRPEDGKKVLGGNDNYFNNGEYRSGWTYYGRTIGTPLMTPLAPNVHGITMGIYNNRIIGHHLGLKGYAFQRIPYKAMLTYTLNYGTYGKPLPDLPVKQFSFGLEAGIPDLRHIPFHIDLGVYGDFGRLLTDNFGVTVKLTRKAVLWSKK; encoded by the coding sequence ATGAAAATAATACTGTCAATATTCTTTTGGGGAATCGTATCTACGGTTGTATGGGCTCAGGACAGAACGGTTGATTATTCAGCTTCATTGTCGGGCTTTGTCTCTACAAAAGATAATTTGCCATTCTGGGCTGTTTCTAACCGTTACGGCCTGATGCCGGACGGACGGGGAGGATTGCTCGAGGTCGGGGTATTTTCTGACTTTACGGACAAGCATAAAATCAATTTCGCCTATGGCGTCTCGGGAGCGGGGTTTCTGTCTGATTTCGACAATAATATTCTGTTGGATCAATTGTATATCAGCGGACGCTGGCGTAATTTGCGGCTTGATTTGGGGATGATTCACCGGGACACCGAATATGAGGGTATTTCTTCTACGAACGGGGATATGATATGGTCGAATAATTCGCGGACATTGCCGGGGTATAATCTGCGTTCTGATTATATCGCTATTCCCTGGACGAATAAGGTGCTTTCTTTTAAATTCAATTGGGCCGACTATATGATGATTGACGACCGTTATGTAGAAGATACACGTTTGCATAATAAATCGGTTTTCTTAAAGATAAAGCCGGCACGCCGCTGGGAGATTATAGTCGGGTTGGAGCATTGGGTACAGTGGGGCGGTACATCTCCGACTTTGGGAAAACAGCCTTCTTCCTTTAAGGATTATCTGCGTATCGTATGTGGTAAGGAGGGAGGGGAAGGCGCTTCGACTAGCGATGTTATTAATGCACTGGGAAATCATCTGGGGCGAGAGCATTTGCGAATTAATTATCTGGCCGATAATTATACGCTTACTTTTTATCATGATATACCGTTCGAAGACGCTTCCGGTACTGATTTCCGCTCATTCCCCGACGGAACGTACAGTTTTTATTACGGAGCTCACAACAAGAATCAATGGGTGAGTGATGTGATTTATGAGTTTTACTACACTAAATATCAATCCGGGCGTTACCACGACCGTCCGATAAATCCCGACCGTCCGGAAGATGGGAAAAAGGTATTGGGAGGCAATGACAATTATTTCAATAACGGAGAATACAGGAGTGGTTGGACGTATTATGGGCGAACCATAGGAACTCCGCTTATGACACCGTTGGCTCCCAATGTGCATGGCATAACGATGGGAATTTATAATAACCGGATTATCGGACATCATCTCGGATTAAAAGGATATGCTTTTCAGCGAATTCCTTATAAAGCGATGCTGACTTATACTTTAAATTACGGGACGTACGGAAAGCCGTTACCTGATCTTCCCGTAAAGCAATTTTCTTTCGGGTTGGAGGCCGGTATTCCCGATCTCCGGCATATTCCTTTTCATATTGATTTAGGTGTTTATGGGGATTTCGGGCGTCTGCTTACCGATAATTTCGGTGTAACGGTAAAGCTTACCCGTAAAGCAGTGCTTTGGTCGAAGAAATAG
- a CDS encoding GH92 family glycosyl hydrolase, producing the protein MKNIFFLLSFVFILPLGSCSNKEKDPKITEYVNPFIGTAEHGHCFPGATVPFGAIQLSPDNPRSGWDWCSGYHYSDSIISSFSHTHLSGTGIGDLQDIRFLPVITKPDTNRNAADYIRSGYARFSHDNEQAEPGYYRVKFDNGIITELAVTPRCGFHYYQYPANSVHGLTLDLTTSRNWDKTTEASLKKINNRTLQGYRKSTGWAADQRVYFTIEFSQDVEVLAGKNTLKPLQNGQKIVTDSCYAWIDFGCKTDKILAKISLSSANIDGADANLKKELPHWSFDKVKRDGKQAWRKILSRIKVEGNNENNIQVFYTALYHAYLAPNLFSDVNGNFKGPDKEIHSVQKHKQYTVFSFWDTFRAAHPLFTLTQKKRVNDMINSMLKHYDASGLLPVWELVGNETNCMIGNHSIPVIVEAYLKDIDNYDVDKAYEAMKATALSGKAGLAELRQYGYIPYDKENESVSKTLEYAYDDWCIAQMAKALNKEEDYLFFLKESRNYTNLFDKNTGFMRGKSSSGAWKSPFSPLYSNHRDDEYTEGNAWQYSWFVPHDIEGLISLHGGKEAFATKLDSLFTIPSQLEGSNASPDISGMIGQYAQGNEPSHHVAYLFNYVGQPHKTQYYVNKIMTELYTNTPAGLCGNEDCGQMSAWYVFSAMGFYPVNPVEGKYQLGTPLFNKVTLRVGPEKKFVVTANKENDNYIYVQKVLLNGKELNRTWITHDEITQGGTLEFVLTDKITEKQQGES; encoded by the coding sequence ATGAAAAATATATTCTTTCTACTTTCGTTCGTATTTATCTTACCATTGGGTAGTTGCAGCAATAAAGAAAAAGACCCCAAAATCACCGAATACGTAAACCCTTTTATCGGTACGGCCGAACATGGACATTGCTTTCCCGGCGCGACTGTTCCCTTCGGAGCAATACAACTCAGCCCTGATAATCCGAGAAGCGGCTGGGACTGGTGTTCCGGTTATCATTACAGTGACAGTATCATCAGTTCATTTTCACACACTCACCTCAGCGGAACCGGAATCGGCGACTTGCAGGATATTCGTTTTTTGCCCGTAATTACAAAACCGGACACAAACCGGAATGCAGCCGACTACATCCGATCCGGATATGCCCGTTTTTCACACGATAACGAACAAGCCGAACCCGGATATTACCGCGTAAAATTTGACAACGGAATCATTACAGAATTAGCTGTCACCCCCCGTTGCGGTTTTCACTATTACCAATACCCGGCCAACTCGGTCCACGGCCTGACCCTGGACCTGACAACTTCCCGGAATTGGGATAAAACGACAGAAGCCAGCCTGAAAAAGATCAATAACAGGACATTACAAGGTTATCGTAAATCCACAGGATGGGCTGCCGACCAACGAGTATACTTCACCATAGAATTCTCTCAAGACGTAGAGGTCCTCGCAGGTAAAAATACGTTAAAACCTTTGCAAAACGGACAGAAAATCGTTACCGATTCCTGTTATGCGTGGATCGACTTCGGCTGCAAAACCGATAAAATACTGGCCAAAATCAGTCTGTCTTCCGCCAACATTGACGGAGCCGACGCCAATTTGAAAAAAGAACTTCCACACTGGAGTTTTGATAAAGTAAAGCGGGATGGCAAACAGGCCTGGCGTAAAATCCTATCCCGTATAAAAGTAGAAGGAAACAATGAAAACAACATACAGGTTTTCTATACAGCCCTCTATCATGCCTATCTGGCCCCGAACCTGTTTTCTGACGTAAACGGCAATTTCAAAGGACCGGATAAAGAAATCCACAGCGTACAAAAACACAAACAATATACGGTATTCTCCTTTTGGGATACTTTCCGGGCAGCCCATCCGTTATTTACCCTCACTCAAAAAAAACGGGTAAACGATATGATAAATTCGATGCTCAAACATTACGACGCATCCGGATTATTGCCCGTTTGGGAACTGGTCGGAAACGAAACAAACTGTATGATCGGTAATCACTCCATTCCGGTCATCGTCGAAGCCTATCTGAAAGACATTGACAATTATGATGTAGATAAAGCCTACGAAGCCATGAAAGCGACAGCCTTATCGGGTAAGGCAGGACTGGCAGAATTGCGTCAATACGGCTATATACCTTATGACAAAGAAAATGAATCCGTTTCCAAAACACTCGAATATGCATACGACGATTGGTGCATTGCTCAAATGGCCAAAGCTTTGAACAAGGAAGAGGATTACCTCTTCTTCTTGAAAGAATCCCGGAATTACACCAACCTTTTCGATAAAAACACCGGTTTTATGCGGGGAAAATCAAGTTCCGGAGCTTGGAAATCACCGTTCTCTCCACTCTATTCAAATCACCGGGATGACGAATACACCGAAGGAAATGCCTGGCAATATTCCTGGTTTGTCCCCCACGATATTGAAGGGCTGATCTCTTTACACGGAGGGAAAGAAGCCTTTGCAACCAAACTGGACAGTCTCTTTACGATCCCAAGTCAACTGGAAGGCAGCAATGCTTCTCCCGATATCAGCGGTATGATCGGACAATATGCCCAGGGTAACGAGCCCTCACACCATGTAGCCTATCTTTTCAACTATGTCGGACAACCGCATAAGACACAATACTATGTAAACAAAATTATGACCGAATTATATACCAACACACCCGCCGGACTGTGCGGTAACGAAGATTGCGGTCAAATGTCCGCCTGGTATGTTTTTTCCGCCATGGGTTTCTATCCTGTCAATCCCGTAGAAGGCAAATATCAGCTGGGGACTCCTTTATTTAACAAAGTAACCTTACGCGTAGGACCGGAGAAAAAATTTGTCGTTACAGCCAACAAAGAAAACGACAATTACATTTACGTTCAGAAAGTCCTGCTCAATGGTAAAGAGTTGAACCGAACCTGGATTACTCACGATGAAATCACACAAGGAGGAACACTGGAATTCGTCCTGACGGATAAAATTACGGAAAAACAACAAGGAGAATCTTAA
- the coaE gene encoding dephospho-CoA kinase (Dephospho-CoA kinase (CoaE) performs the final step in coenzyme A biosynthesis.) produces the protein MIKIGLTGGIGSGKTTVAHILEQEGYPVYISDRQASELINKNREIRSALTGLFGTTLYSDDNNLNKKKLAEIIFNDKTALQKVNAIVHPVVLEDFRQWSLLQSGNLVFFESAILFEAGLEKNFDRIISVYASRQTRIQRVVDRDKVCPEQVIKRIENQMADDIKCQKSDFTIYTDRGLDLNQQIKDIIEQLNQKQ, from the coding sequence ATGATAAAAATAGGCCTGACAGGTGGAATCGGTTCCGGTAAAACGACAGTTGCCCATATTCTGGAGCAGGAAGGTTATCCCGTGTACATTTCAGACCGTCAGGCTTCCGAACTGATAAATAAGAATAGGGAAATACGTTCGGCCCTTACCGGATTATTCGGAACAACCCTTTATTCCGATGACAATAACCTGAACAAAAAGAAATTGGCCGAAATCATTTTCAATGATAAAACAGCCTTACAGAAAGTCAATGCAATCGTACACCCGGTTGTTCTGGAAGATTTCCGCCAATGGAGCTTGCTGCAATCCGGGAATTTGGTCTTTTTCGAATCGGCTATACTATTTGAAGCCGGATTGGAAAAAAATTTCGACCGGATTATCTCGGTATATGCTTCCCGGCAAACCCGGATACAACGGGTTGTCGACCGGGATAAGGTATGTCCTGAACAGGTCATAAAAAGAATAGAAAACCAAATGGCTGACGATATAAAATGCCAAAAATCCGACTTTACGATCTATACGGACCGGGGGCTGGATTTAAATCAGCAAATTAAAGATATTATAGAACAATTAAATCAAAAACAATAA
- a CDS encoding tRNA1(Val) (adenine(37)-N6)-methyltransferase — protein sequence MNNYFQFKQFTIYQDQTAMKVGTDGVLLGAWADLSEANTILDIGTGTGLIALMAAQRNPGAAIDAVEINPAAYRQATENIAQSPWPERIKVYPDSIFCYHPDKRYDHIVCNPPFFIQSTPAPDTARNMARHCENFTHNALIEAVLRLLSPTGKFSVILPADEAFSFIGKTRETDLCLKRQTQIYPNPGKKIKRLLMEFVEYPCIPETTTLTLEISRHNYTEEYIRLTREFYLHM from the coding sequence ATGAACAATTACTTCCAATTCAAGCAATTTACGATCTATCAGGATCAAACAGCCATGAAAGTAGGAACTGATGGCGTCTTATTGGGTGCCTGGGCCGATTTATCTGAGGCAAACACCATATTGGATATCGGAACCGGAACCGGATTGATTGCCCTCATGGCCGCCCAAAGAAATCCAGGAGCGGCAATAGATGCCGTAGAAATCAACCCCGCTGCATACAGACAAGCAACAGAAAACATTGCCCAAAGCCCATGGCCGGAAAGAATAAAGGTTTATCCCGACTCCATATTCTGTTATCATCCGGACAAACGATACGATCATATCGTCTGTAACCCGCCCTTTTTTATACAATCGACACCTGCCCCTGACACCGCCCGGAATATGGCACGCCATTGTGAAAATTTCACACATAATGCTTTGATTGAAGCCGTTCTCCGCTTATTATCTCCAACCGGGAAATTCAGTGTCATCCTCCCTGCCGATGAAGCATTTTCCTTTATCGGTAAAACCCGGGAAACCGATCTTTGTCTCAAACGGCAGACACAAATCTACCCCAATCCGGGTAAAAAAATAAAAAGATTATTGATGGAATTTGTCGAATATCCATGTATCCCCGAAACGACAACCCTGACGCTGGAAATCAGCCGTCACAACTATACAGAAGAATACATCCGGCTTACCCGGGAATTCTATCTCCACATGTAA
- a CDS encoding DUF5606 domain-containing protein, which yields MLKEILSISGKPGLFKLINNTPNAIIVESLIDGKRFPAYSNSKIISLEDISIYTEDEDMPLKTVLKRINEKENGAKTLSHKEPTEKIIAYFNEILPEYDKDRVYVSDMKKVIQWYNLLAEKNMLNFEEEKEEKEEN from the coding sequence ATGTTAAAAGAAATTTTATCTATATCAGGAAAACCGGGATTATTTAAACTGATCAACAATACCCCGAATGCAATTATAGTGGAATCACTTATCGACGGCAAACGCTTTCCGGCTTATTCCAACTCAAAAATCATATCCCTGGAAGATATATCCATATATACGGAAGATGAAGACATGCCTTTAAAAACCGTATTAAAACGCATCAATGAAAAGGAGAACGGTGCCAAAACCCTCTCCCACAAAGAACCGACAGAAAAAATCATTGCTTATTTCAATGAAATCCTGCCGGAATACGACAAAGACAGAGTATATGTATCCGATATGAAAAAAGTCATTCAATGGTACAATCTGCTCGCAGAAAAAAATATGCTGAATTTCGAAGAGGAAAAAGAAGAAAAAGAGGAAAATTAA
- a CDS encoding sugar phosphate nucleotidyltransferase → MKAVILAAGIASRLRPLTDHKPKCLLEIGNKCLLERAITGLTVNGIREIVIVTGYLQEQIISFVKEKFPEIKVEFIYNEKYASTNNIYSLWLAKERVLTHEVLLLDSDILFDPALVKALLDSPDKNCLALAVHPLGEEEIKVIPDGHNRVREISKTCSIEQAIGESIGIEKMSADYIAALYRELDQMILRENLDNIFYEAAFERLIPQGKTFGIVSTEGLFSIELDTVEDFKAATDRIPAQLL, encoded by the coding sequence ATGAAAGCTGTAATCCTAGCCGCCGGCATCGCCTCCAGACTACGCCCGTTGACCGATCACAAACCCAAATGTTTGTTGGAGATCGGCAACAAATGCTTGTTGGAAAGAGCGATAACCGGTTTAACCGTTAATGGCATCCGGGAGATTGTAATTGTCACCGGATATTTACAGGAACAAATCATATCCTTCGTAAAAGAGAAATTCCCGGAAATAAAAGTGGAATTTATCTACAATGAGAAATATGCTTCGACCAACAATATTTATTCCTTATGGCTGGCTAAAGAAAGAGTACTGACCCATGAAGTACTCTTGCTCGACAGCGATATTCTGTTCGATCCGGCACTTGTAAAAGCCCTGCTGGATTCTCCTGACAAAAATTGTCTGGCTTTGGCCGTACATCCCCTGGGAGAGGAAGAAATCAAAGTCATTCCCGACGGGCATAACCGGGTCAGGGAAATCAGCAAAACCTGTTCCATAGAACAAGCCATCGGTGAATCCATCGGGATAGAAAAAATGTCGGCTGATTACATTGCAGCATTATACCGGGAATTGGATCAAATGATCCTACGCGAAAATCTCGACAATATTTTCTATGAGGCAGCTTTCGAACGGCTGATTCCACAGGGTAAAACCTTCGGTATCGTCTCTACCGAAGGTCTGTTCTCCATCGAATTGGATACGGTTGAAGATTTTAAAGCAGCAACGGACAGAATTCCGGCTCAATTATTATAA
- a CDS encoding ROK family protein, with translation MKRQVALGIDIGGTNTTFGFIDREGNYIADGNIETQKHEDINDYLKELYLEIEKVLDPLREEIEMIGIGIGAPNGNYYKGSIEFAPNLRWHDVIPLCDMMKEFYPQLPIFLTNDANAAAIGEMIYGGAKGMKDFIMVTLGTGLGSGFVANGQLIYGSDGFAGELGHIIVSPNGRQCGCGRNGCLETYVSATGVKRTAYKMMAKYNYPSDLRLVPFNEMTAKMVSEAAQKGDMIAINTFKYTGKMLGEALANMVAITSPEAIFLFGGLAKAGPLLFEPTKDHMEMNVLKIFANKVKLLPSQLDKNAAIYGAAALVWNELKM, from the coding sequence ATGAAAAGGCAAGTAGCATTAGGAATTGACATTGGCGGAACGAACACCACTTTTGGTTTCATTGACAGAGAAGGAAACTATATCGCAGACGGGAATATTGAAACCCAAAAGCATGAAGATATAAACGACTACCTGAAGGAACTATACCTCGAAATTGAAAAAGTATTGGATCCGTTACGGGAAGAAATCGAAATGATCGGCATCGGTATAGGAGCTCCCAACGGCAACTATTACAAAGGTTCTATTGAATTTGCACCCAACCTGAGATGGCACGATGTTATCCCGTTGTGCGATATGATGAAAGAATTCTATCCGCAGTTACCGATATTCCTGACAAACGATGCCAACGCTGCAGCTATCGGAGAAATGATATACGGAGGAGCTAAAGGCATGAAAGATTTCATCATGGTAACATTAGGTACCGGTCTGGGCAGTGGTTTCGTTGCCAACGGCCAGTTGATATATGGAAGCGATGGATTTGCCGGTGAACTGGGACACATTATCGTATCTCCGAACGGACGTCAGTGCGGCTGCGGTCGTAACGGTTGCCTGGAAACCTATGTTTCTGCCACGGGAGTAAAAAGAACTGCTTACAAAATGATGGCCAAATACAACTATCCGAGCGATTTGCGTTTGGTTCCTTTCAACGAAATGACGGCCAAAATGGTATCGGAAGCAGCTCAAAAAGGAGATATGATTGCCATCAATACATTCAAATATACCGGTAAAATGCTGGGAGAGGCATTGGCAAACATGGTAGCTATTACCAGTCCGGAAGCCATCTTCTTATTCGGCGGTTTGGCAAAGGCAGGTCCCCTGCTTTTCGAACCCACCAAAGACCATATGGAAATGAATGTACTGAAAATTTTTGCTAACAAAGTAAAATTACTGCCTTCACAACTGGATAAAAATGCAGCTATCTACGGAGCTGCTGCTCTTGTCTGGAATGAATTGAAGATGTAA